A genomic region of Pseudomonas sp. RSB 5.4 contains the following coding sequences:
- the ggt gene encoding gamma-glutamyltransferase produces MKYEPLAKTLIATSLALSCLMAHAASVAPVAAENGMVVTAQHLASHVGVDVLKNGGNAVDAAVAVGYALAVVYPAAGNLGGGGFMTIQLADGRKTFLDFREKAPLAATANMYLDKDGNVVPDLSTRGHLAVAVPGTVSGMELALSKYGTKPRKEMIAPAIKLAEDGFELEQGDVDLLDYATDVFKKDMRDSGSIFLHNGEPMQVGQKLVQKDLAKTLRTISEKGADGFYKGWVADAIVTSSQANKGIITQADLDKYKTRELAPVECDYRGYHVVSAPPPSSGGVVICEIMNILEGYPMKDLGFHSAQGMHYQIEAMRHAYVDRNSYLGDPDFVKNPIEHLLDKNYATKLRNAIQPQKAGISAELKPGVAPHEGNNTTHYSIVDKWGNAVSVTYTLNDWFGAGVMASKTGVILNDEMDDFTSKVGVPNMYGLVQGEANAIAPGKTPLSSMSPTIVTKDGKVVMVVGTPGGSRIITATLLTMLNVIDYGMGLQEAVDAPRFHQQWMPEETNLEDFAASPDTKKILESWGHKFAGPQDANHIAAILVGAPSLGGKPVGNNRFYGANDPRRNTGLSLGY; encoded by the coding sequence ATGAAGTACGAACCTTTGGCCAAAACGCTGATTGCGACTTCACTGGCACTGAGCTGCCTCATGGCCCATGCCGCCTCCGTGGCACCGGTTGCCGCCGAGAACGGCATGGTGGTCACCGCCCAGCACCTGGCCTCCCATGTCGGCGTCGATGTGTTGAAAAACGGCGGTAACGCGGTGGATGCGGCGGTCGCCGTGGGCTATGCGCTGGCGGTGGTATATCCCGCGGCAGGCAACCTTGGCGGTGGCGGTTTCATGACCATTCAACTGGCGGACGGGCGCAAGACCTTCCTCGACTTCCGCGAAAAAGCCCCGCTGGCGGCGACGGCCAACATGTATCTGGACAAGGACGGCAACGTCGTTCCCGACCTGAGCACCCGTGGTCACCTCGCCGTGGCGGTGCCGGGCACCGTGTCGGGCATGGAGCTGGCGCTGAGCAAGTACGGCACCAAACCGCGCAAGGAAATGATCGCCCCGGCGATCAAACTGGCTGAAGACGGCTTCGAGCTGGAGCAGGGCGACGTTGATCTGCTGGACTACGCCACCGATGTGTTCAAAAAGGACATGCGTGATTCCGGGTCGATCTTCCTGCACAACGGCGAGCCGATGCAGGTCGGGCAGAAACTGGTGCAGAAGGATCTGGCGAAAACCCTGCGCACCATTTCCGAAAAAGGCGCTGACGGCTTCTATAAGGGCTGGGTGGCCGACGCCATCGTCACGTCCAGTCAGGCCAACAAGGGCATCATCACCCAGGCCGACCTCGACAAGTACAAGACCCGCGAGCTGGCGCCGGTTGAATGCGATTACCGTGGTTACCACGTGGTCTCGGCGCCACCACCAAGCTCCGGCGGGGTGGTGATCTGCGAGATCATGAACATTCTTGAAGGCTATCCGATGAAGGATCTGGGCTTCCATTCGGCCCAAGGCATGCACTACCAGATCGAAGCGATGCGCCACGCCTATGTCGATCGCAACAGCTATCTGGGTGACCCGGATTTTGTGAAGAATCCGATCGAGCATCTGCTGGACAAGAACTACGCGACCAAGCTGCGCAACGCGATCCAGCCGCAGAAGGCCGGAATTTCCGCCGAGCTGAAACCCGGCGTCGCACCGCATGAAGGCAATAACACCACGCATTATTCGATCGTCGACAAGTGGGGCAACGCGGTGTCGGTGACTTACACCCTCAACGACTGGTTCGGCGCCGGGGTGATGGCGAGCAAGACCGGGGTGATCCTCAACGACGAAATGGACGACTTCACCTCCAAGGTCGGCGTGCCGAACATGTACGGCCTGGTGCAGGGCGAGGCCAACGCCATCGCCCCGGGCAAAACCCCGCTGTCGTCGATGAGCCCGACCATCGTCACCAAGGACGGCAAAGTGGTGATGGTGGTCGGCACCCCGGGTGGCAGCCGCATCATCACTGCGACCTTGCTGACCATGCTCAACGTCATCGACTACGGCATGGGCCTGCAGGAGGCGGTCGACGCGCCGCGCTTCCACCAGCAATGGATGCCGGAGGAAACCAACCTCGAAGACTTCGCCGCCAGCCCGGATACGAAGAAGATTCTCGAGAGCTGGGGCCACAAGTTTGCAGGGCCGCAGGATGCCAACCATATCGCGGCGATCCTCGTCGGCGCGCCGTCGCTGGGCGGTAAACCGGTGGGCAACAACCGTTTCTACGGGGCCAACGATCCACGGCGCAATACCGGGTTGTCACTGGGCTACTGA
- a CDS encoding cysteine hydrolase family protein: MSSALLIIDVQQALCSGEYQCFDIRRVIDTINQISTRARKAGVPVVLIQHEEKDSPLAHGAAGWQLAEGLLTAAQDLRVRKTTPDSFYQTDLGKLLPSEDFERLVICGLQTDYCVNATVRQAHELGYDVVLVADAHSTVDNGNMSAEDIIAEHNKDLAHLTGATARVDVKPAAEIIL, encoded by the coding sequence ATGTCTAGCGCATTGTTGATCATCGACGTCCAACAGGCTCTCTGCTCGGGCGAATACCAGTGCTTCGACATTCGCCGCGTGATCGATACCATCAACCAGATCAGCACCCGCGCGCGCAAGGCTGGCGTGCCGGTGGTGCTGATTCAGCATGAAGAAAAGGACAGCCCGCTGGCCCATGGTGCCGCAGGCTGGCAACTCGCCGAAGGCCTACTGACGGCCGCGCAAGATCTACGCGTACGCAAAACCACCCCGGATTCGTTCTACCAGACCGACCTGGGCAAACTGCTGCCCAGTGAAGATTTCGAACGCTTGGTCATCTGCGGCCTGCAGACCGACTACTGCGTCAACGCCACCGTGCGTCAGGCCCATGAGCTGGGTTACGACGTGGTGCTCGTGGCAGACGCCCATTCCACCGTCGACAACGGCAACATGAGCGCCGAAGACATCATCGCCGAACACAACAAGGACTTGGCGCACCTGACCGGTGCCACGGCCCGGGTCGATGTCAAACCTGCAGCCGAGATCATTCTCTAA